In a single window of the Peptococcaceae bacterium 1198_IL3148 genome:
- a CDS encoding NYN domain-containing protein, which produces MPDHYVIDGYNIIHAWDHYKKIRETSLDHARDKLIETLSNFAGASKNEVTVVFDAHLVKAGYEKFERINNVNVYYTGQDETADSLIERLVGELLKKSRVFVVTYDWDEQKIIFGRGAYRLTPKELLTQIKKMHQETKRHAKSSRPADDYLENRLDEEVRKKFEQWRRQKQ; this is translated from the coding sequence ATGCCTGATCACTATGTAATAGATGGTTATAATATTATCCATGCCTGGGATCACTATAAAAAGATTAGAGAAACATCCCTTGACCATGCCAGGGACAAACTTATTGAGACGTTATCTAACTTTGCTGGAGCGTCGAAAAATGAAGTGACGGTAGTATTCGATGCCCATTTGGTCAAAGCGGGGTATGAAAAGTTTGAAAGGATCAACAATGTTAACGTATATTACACTGGTCAAGATGAGACGGCAGACTCATTGATCGAAAGGCTAGTTGGCGAACTGCTAAAAAAATCTCGGGTATTTGTGGTTACCTATGACTGGGATGAACAAAAAATTATTTTTGGCCGTGGCGCCTATCGGTTAACCCCCAAAGAATTGCTAACCCAAATCAAAAAGATGCATCAGGAAACTAAGCGGCATGCCAAAAGCTCCCGGCCGGCGGATGATTATCTTGAAAATAGGTTGGACGAAGAGGTAAGAAAAA
- the rlmB gene encoding 23S rRNA (guanosine(2251)-2'-O)-methyltransferase RlmB has translation MVRSMSQDIIAGRNPVLEALRAGRTINKIFIASGARIGNLKEIYNLAKQNKVPVQNVERKYLDKIAGDAHQGIAAMASAKEYVDIDDLLDSVEGEPFLILLDEIHDPHNLGAIIRTADAAGAHGVIIPQRRSVQLTATVSKASAGAIEHLPVSRVTNLVQTIKKLQARGVWVVGADMDGAELHWNSRLDGPIALVIGGEGKGLGRLVKESCDAVVRLPMAGKVNSLNASVAAAILTYEVVRQRDQGKRNA, from the coding sequence ATGGTGAGGTCAATGTCCCAAGATATTATTGCAGGACGTAATCCGGTGTTAGAGGCATTGCGTGCTGGCAGAACAATCAATAAGATTTTTATAGCTTCTGGTGCCAGAATTGGCAATCTAAAAGAAATTTACAACTTGGCTAAACAAAATAAAGTGCCAGTACAAAATGTTGAACGAAAATATTTAGATAAAATAGCCGGTGATGCCCATCAGGGGATAGCTGCCATGGCTTCGGCCAAGGAATATGTGGATATTGATGATTTGTTGGATTCTGTGGAGGGGGAGCCCTTTCTAATTTTATTGGATGAAATTCACGACCCCCATAACCTGGGAGCAATTATTCGGACGGCCGATGCTGCCGGTGCCCATGGGGTGATTATCCCCCAACGGCGTTCGGTGCAATTAACGGCCACTGTGTCCAAGGCCTCTGCGGGCGCCATAGAGCATTTACCGGTTTCCAGAGTGACTAACCTGGTTCAGACCATTAAGAAATTACAAGCTAGAGGCGTCTGGGTTGTGGGTGCCGATATGGACGGTGCTGAACTGCACTGGAACAGCCGCTTAGATGGTCCGATAGCGTTGGTCATTGGTGGCGAAGGAAAGGGTTTAGGGCGTTTGGTGAAGGAGTCCTGTGACGCTGTTGTTAGATTGCCAATGGCCGGTAAAGTTAATTCACTAAATGCCTCTGTGGCGGCCGCCATATTAACCTATGAAGTGGTGCGCCAACGGGACCAAGGGAAGAGAAATGCCTGA
- the thyX gene encoding FAD-dependent thymidylate synthase: MGAKELVVKLLRYTPQPEETVAMGARLCYSASSIEQLAEGISRADQAGFIKKLMDMRHFTPLEHVSFTFGIEGVSRSLLAQITRHRIASFSVQSQRYVGETSTQNRGETFSYIVPQKVRELGEEAVQDFHHQMEQIQKWYDEWVQRFGGQRSAYEDARFVLPNAAETKIVVTMNARELMHFFNLRCCNRAQWEIRAVANQMLTEVKKVAPAIFKQAGPSCLGGACPEGAMSCGDIKGVRLSYLGENN, translated from the coding sequence ATGGGTGCAAAAGAATTAGTAGTAAAGTTATTGCGGTACACACCACAACCGGAAGAAACGGTAGCCATGGGTGCCCGGTTGTGCTACTCCGCCTCTTCCATAGAGCAGTTGGCGGAAGGAATCAGCAGGGCGGATCAAGCGGGTTTTATAAAAAAATTGATGGACATGCGACATTTCACCCCGCTGGAGCATGTTTCCTTTACCTTTGGCATTGAAGGGGTATCCAGAAGCTTGCTGGCCCAAATCACTCGGCACCGCATTGCCAGCTTCAGTGTCCAATCCCAACGTTATGTGGGGGAAACCTCAACGCAAAATCGGGGCGAAACCTTCAGTTATATTGTGCCTCAGAAGGTTAGGGAATTGGGGGAAGAAGCGGTCCAAGATTTTCATCACCAGATGGAACAAATACAAAAATGGTATGATGAATGGGTACAACGCTTTGGTGGCCAGCGTTCGGCTTACGAAGATGCCCGCTTTGTGTTGCCCAATGCAGCAGAAACAAAAATTGTGGTTACCATGAATGCCCGAGAGCTAATGCACTTCTTTAATTTACGTTGCTGTAACCGCGCCCAGTGGGAAATCCGGGCGGTGGCCAACCAGATGTTGACAGAGGTAAAAAAGGTGGCGCCGGCTATTTTTAAACAGGCTGGTCCCAGCTGTTTGGGCGGAGCCTGCCCGGAAGGGGCTATGAGCTGCGGTGACATTAAAGGAGTTAGATTGAGCTATTTGGGAGAAAATAATTAA
- a CDS encoding ribonuclease III domain-containing protein — protein sequence MNEISFSDQPMANPHLLPPLALAYLGDAVYEVAVRRFLLTYGIVRANQLHRQAIKYVRASTQAKVLFALEDKLTAEEQAVVKRGRNAKSHHTPKGSSVTEYRHSTAFECLVGYLYLKGDIDRLNQILQVVSAVVGQEKGE from the coding sequence ATGAATGAAATCAGTTTCTCTGACCAACCGATGGCAAATCCCCATCTGTTGCCGCCGTTAGCCTTGGCGTATTTAGGTGATGCTGTATATGAAGTGGCTGTAAGACGGTTTTTGTTGACCTATGGCATAGTGCGGGCAAACCAGTTACATCGGCAGGCCATTAAATACGTTAGGGCCAGTACCCAAGCGAAGGTGCTTTTTGCACTGGAAGATAAACTGACTGCGGAGGAACAGGCGGTGGTGAAAAGGGGTCGCAACGCTAAATCCCACCATACCCCTAAGGGATCCAGCGTAACGGAATACCGCCACAGCACCGCCTTTGAATGCTTGGTTGGTTATCTATACCTAAAGGGTGATATCGACCGACTGAATCAGATATTACAAGTTGTATCTGCTGTTGTCGGTCAAGAAAAGGGAGAATAA